GGGAGAAGTCACGCCTCATGAGTGACGCGGACAGGGTCATATCCTTCGTTGATACCGTTGGACATGAACCATGGCTCCGCACAACAATAAGGGGTATAGTGGGGCAGAACCTGGACTATGGCCTCCTCACGGTGGCTGCAGATGACGGGCCCACCCACATCACAAGGGAGCACCTGGGGATCATGATTGCAATGGAGCTTCCTGTCATCGTCGCCATCACAAAGACCGACACGGCATCGGAGGAAAGGATCCATGAGGTCCTCGGGAAGGTATCCGAACTCCTTAAGCTCGTTGGCAGGATCCCCTTCAGGGTGGATGACAGGGCTGGTGCCCAGGAAATAGCAGGCAAGATGAACAGGCACATAGTACCCGTAATCAGTGTGTCATCTGTCACCGGTGAGGGCCTTGAACTCCTGGATGAGCTCTTCATGAACCTCAGGGTTCACAGGGACCTTGAACATGAGGAGAAGCCCTTCCTCATGTACATTGATAAGGTGTACACCATAAGGGGTGTTGGAACCGTTGTCAGCGGCACCATCCAGCAGGGCCGTGTCAGCAAGGGGGACAAGCTGCTCCTGGGACCCTTCAGGACGGGTGAATTCAGGGAGGTCGGGGTTAAATCCATCGAGATGCACCACTACCAGATCGGGTGTGCTGAGCCAGGGCATATAGTGGGGATATCCATATCTGGCGCGTCCTCCGATGAAATAGAGAGGGGGATGATACTTGCTGACCCCTCATATGAGCCTGAAGCCGTCAGGGAATTTGAGGCTGAGGTTGCCATACTCGTACACCCGACAACAATAAAGGCGGGATATGAGAGCGTGACCCACATTGAGACCATAGCAGAAACAACCGTCCTTGAACCCCTTGACTCTGAATTCATGTCTGCAGGGGACAGGGGGAGGGTGAGGATGAGGTTCAAGTACCGCCCCTACCATGTGAGGGAGGGTCAGAAGATAATCTTCCGTGAGGGGCGGAGTAAGGGTATTGGCTCAATAACAGGGATCATCAGGTGAATCAATCAGGCCGCCTTAAGACCTGATCCACAGATACTCCAGCACGGCACAGAACCCATCTACCTAACTCCTCGCTGTGTCGCACCATTTTAGGTCGCATCCGACCACAGAATCTAGCCTAAATCCTCAAGTAACTCGCAGGCCTTGCATAGATCAGCCGATGATGGTTCACCGCACCTGATGCACTCCC
The sequence above is drawn from the Methanothermobacter wolfeii genome and encodes:
- a CDS encoding GTPBP1 family GTP-binding protein, whose amino-acid sequence is MIEDIQSFTSKGERRNIEFKKSLSTSYHLKTDRRNGLISQMKYRMERGDGKAIYLIGVEDSGEPVGLPDDELRESIDVLRTLSHEIDAAVEDVIIHEGTHGRVAEVIISRKHDFSREHLLIGVAGHVDHGKSTLLGTLTTGSLDDGSGKTRIFLDVQKHEIERGLSADLSFAIYGFRGGEAIRMTNPLDRREKSRLMSDADRVISFVDTVGHEPWLRTTIRGIVGQNLDYGLLTVAADDGPTHITREHLGIMIAMELPVIVAITKTDTASEERIHEVLGKVSELLKLVGRIPFRVDDRAGAQEIAGKMNRHIVPVISVSSVTGEGLELLDELFMNLRVHRDLEHEEKPFLMYIDKVYTIRGVGTVVSGTIQQGRVSKGDKLLLGPFRTGEFREVGVKSIEMHHYQIGCAEPGHIVGISISGASSDEIERGMILADPSYEPEAVREFEAEVAILVHPTTIKAGYESVTHIETIAETTVLEPLDSEFMSAGDRGRVRMRFKYRPYHVREGQKIIFREGRSKGIGSITGIIR